One segment of Desulfofalx alkaliphila DSM 12257 DNA contains the following:
- a CDS encoding phage tail tape measure protein yields MNQLAKSIRGINVVIGAETTGLSKALTDVNKKSRDIQKELRQVDRLLKFNPRNTELLAQKQKLLGDQVANTREKLDRLKVAQAQVNEQFRRGEISEGQYRAFQRELIKTESQLKHFERQLAATRKSLDDYGKSMQDAGRKMTDAGKNLSMKVTAPIVALGAVIAKTGMEFESSMSQVQALSGATAGEMQKMEEVAKQLGATTVFSASQAAEGMAFLAMAGWETQDILAGIPGILDLAAAGAMDLGRAADITSNIMSAFAIEAEKAGHVADVLAAASSNANTNLEQMGTAMTYLAPVANTLGWSLEESAAAVMVMSDAGLQGEKAGAAFATSLQRLAKPSAEAKKVIDELKISFFDAEGQIKPLPQLIGEVQEATKDLTSEQEAAKLSTIFGAEAYKNWAVLLEAGSETLGKKTQMLHESEGAAKQMAETMLDNTKGAIEELKSALEGLAIQISEHILPAIKSLIEYGTGLVQRFSEAPPIVQKITVAIAALAAAIGPLLIVVGLVAQGLGAIMLVLPKLGAAFTALTGPVGLVVAGLAAAAFGISKLVGHLKSDAIPVVDLFGEEVSEATQQAVGGFLDLHDKATIALSQLSWSSQIVTQEMANGIVETYGQMSEQILSSIKERHNQSIASMKGFLADSSNITQEQQAQILSDMEKHHKEQEEIVANGEKRIKEILEVAAKEKRQLKEEEKAEIEKINNEVKELGIRHLSESEEEHRIILSRMKNNAEIITAEQAAEVVRSSKEQADKTIEEAERQRDKTIAEIEYLRDEVGAISEEQAKMLIEEARKQCDEVTKEAEEMHQNVIEEAKARAQEHADLVDWETGEVLSKWEVMKNNVTTKAKELKENMFTTWEDVKTNTSQAWENIKTSAVNAASSLYTSAKGKLEELWAYIKDIPGQAVEWGADIIQGLWKGISESAATMANNLRNWFSKNVIGVAKSILGIASPSKVFMTIGREIVTGLGDGVNAQSGYAVDQIKRLGDKLLNTGDAISTGLIRVDKKTGEVIHDNTYKNIMKRIDLYYRDRDRRVALMTDATDANIKQLQKEIDATQKATDIKIKLYEQEYRAKSSLVDDEYDARVKALYAEIDAIDKLNEQEKRAREEQEYQDKITNLWAEYDAAVESEQDAGHILDQIHQVEAERRQRLVEQERRDRQQQIREQIELERERAAEKKRQLEEELEEKRYNLEQQRIAELEHMNQIISFMQEQVRLTEELEKVQTDIKNKELEIQTKQMDEETKEQTKADLAELKEREKNLKKTIANNQSNLEAFTPRLQQISNRYGQVMLAGFKSTESQIKAYINDLIIYMQEQLAQAGIGGALRADGYHAQGLAYVPYDNYRAILHEGERVLTKAENREYTEGGSNKGGDVTVVQHIYSPTPDPRTEQRRAAREFKKLALGV; encoded by the coding sequence GTGAATCAGTTGGCCAAAAGCATACGGGGCATAAATGTTGTTATCGGTGCCGAAACTACTGGGCTTAGTAAGGCCCTTACTGACGTAAATAAAAAATCCAGGGACATACAAAAAGAACTTAGGCAAGTTGACCGCCTGCTGAAATTCAACCCACGCAACACCGAACTTTTAGCCCAAAAGCAAAAATTACTGGGTGACCAAGTGGCGAATACTCGGGAGAAGTTAGACCGCCTAAAAGTGGCCCAGGCCCAGGTAAACGAGCAATTCCGCAGGGGCGAGATTAGCGAAGGACAGTATCGGGCGTTTCAGCGTGAATTGATAAAAACAGAAAGTCAACTAAAGCACTTTGAAAGACAGCTTGCGGCTACCAGAAAAAGCCTTGACGACTATGGAAAGTCCATGCAAGACGCTGGTAGAAAAATGACCGATGCCGGGAAAAACCTGTCTATGAAAGTCACTGCGCCAATTGTCGCTTTAGGTGCAGTGATAGCTAAAACTGGCATGGAATTTGAATCTAGTATGTCACAGGTACAAGCCTTGTCAGGTGCCACGGCTGGAGAAATGCAAAAAATGGAGGAAGTCGCCAAACAGTTAGGGGCGACTACTGTATTTTCAGCGTCACAAGCGGCCGAAGGTATGGCCTTTTTGGCCATGGCGGGCTGGGAAACCCAAGATATTCTAGCCGGAATCCCCGGTATCTTAGACCTAGCTGCTGCCGGTGCAATGGACTTGGGCAGGGCGGCTGATATTACATCAAACATTATGTCCGCTTTTGCAATCGAAGCAGAAAAAGCAGGCCACGTTGCAGACGTGTTGGCCGCTGCCAGCAGTAACGCAAACACCAACCTAGAGCAGATGGGTACTGCAATGACCTATCTCGCCCCTGTTGCAAATACACTGGGGTGGTCTCTTGAAGAGTCTGCGGCCGCGGTAATGGTCATGAGTGACGCAGGGTTACAAGGCGAAAAAGCAGGTGCGGCCTTTGCGACATCTTTGCAGAGGCTGGCAAAGCCTTCGGCAGAAGCAAAAAAGGTAATAGATGAATTAAAAATATCCTTTTTTGATGCCGAAGGACAAATCAAGCCACTACCCCAACTTATAGGCGAGGTACAAGAGGCGACTAAAGATCTAACGAGCGAGCAAGAAGCAGCCAAACTGAGCACCATCTTTGGGGCGGAGGCCTACAAGAACTGGGCGGTACTTTTAGAAGCAGGATCAGAAACATTAGGCAAAAAAACACAAATGCTGCACGAATCAGAAGGTGCAGCAAAGCAAATGGCCGAAACCATGCTGGACAACACCAAAGGGGCAATTGAGGAGCTAAAATCTGCCCTAGAAGGGCTTGCCATCCAGATTTCAGAGCACATCCTACCTGCTATAAAAAGTTTGATAGAGTATGGGACTGGTTTAGTACAAAGATTTAGTGAAGCTCCCCCCATAGTGCAAAAAATAACAGTTGCTATTGCTGCTTTAGCAGCGGCCATTGGCCCTTTGTTAATTGTTGTGGGTTTGGTGGCCCAAGGGTTAGGGGCAATAATGCTGGTACTCCCGAAACTGGGGGCAGCCTTTACAGCTTTAACGGGGCCTGTCGGCCTAGTTGTTGCTGGTTTGGCGGCGGCAGCTTTTGGCATATCAAAACTAGTTGGTCACTTAAAATCAGACGCAATCCCTGTTGTTGATTTGTTTGGTGAAGAGGTGTCCGAAGCTACACAGCAGGCTGTTGGTGGTTTTCTTGATCTACACGACAAGGCAACGATAGCGTTAAGCCAACTAAGTTGGAGTAGCCAAATTGTCACGCAAGAAATGGCTAACGGTATAGTAGAGACTTACGGCCAAATGAGTGAACAGATTTTATCTAGCATTAAAGAGCGACATAACCAATCAATTGCTTCTATGAAAGGGTTTTTGGCTGATAGTAGTAATATAACACAAGAACAACAAGCGCAGATTTTGTCTGACATGGAAAAACACCATAAAGAACAAGAAGAAATTGTTGCTAACGGCGAGAAAAGAATTAAGGAAATCTTAGAAGTAGCGGCTAAAGAAAAAAGGCAGTTAAAAGAAGAAGAAAAAGCCGAGATAGAAAAAATAAACAACGAGGTAAAAGAATTAGGTATCCGCCACCTATCCGAGAGCGAAGAAGAGCACAGGATTATCCTTTCTCGGATGAAGAATAACGCCGAAATTATAACAGCCGAGCAAGCCGCAGAAGTGGTACGCAGCAGCAAAGAACAGGCTGATAAAACCATAGAAGAGGCTGAAAGACAGCGAGACAAGACCATTGCGGAGATTGAATACTTACGAGATGAAGTTGGTGCAATTTCTGAGGAACAGGCTAAAATGCTGATTGAGGAAGCAAGAAAACAGTGTGATGAAGTAACCAAAGAAGCAGAAGAAATGCACCAGAATGTCATTGAAGAAGCTAAGGCCCGTGCCCAAGAACATGCCGATCTTGTGGATTGGGAGACTGGCGAAGTGCTTAGCAAATGGGAAGTTATGAAAAACAACGTAACTACCAAGGCAAAAGAATTGAAAGAAAACATGTTTACGACATGGGAAGATGTAAAAACCAACACTAGTCAGGCATGGGAGAATATAAAAACATCTGCTGTAAATGCGGCTAGCAGTCTATATACTTCCGCAAAAGGCAAACTCGAAGAATTGTGGGCGTATATCAAAGACATACCGGGGCAAGCAGTAGAGTGGGGCGCAGATATAATTCAGGGCCTGTGGAAAGGTATTTCCGAATCCGCTGCAACTATGGCCAATAATCTTAGAAACTGGTTTAGCAAAAACGTTATAGGTGTTGCAAAAAGCATACTAGGCATCGCATCACCCTCCAAGGTATTTATGACCATTGGCCGGGAGATTGTTACGGGCCTAGGGGATGGAGTTAATGCCCAGAGCGGCTACGCTGTAGACCAGATTAAGCGGCTGGGCGATAAGCTACTCAATACCGGTGACGCTATCAGCACAGGTTTGATCCGTGTTGACAAAAAGACCGGCGAAGTCATTCACGACAATACTTACAAAAACATTATGAAGCGGATCGACTTGTACTACCGCGACCGTGATCGCCGGGTAGCCCTTATGACGGACGCGACAGACGCAAACATAAAGCAACTGCAAAAAGAAATAGACGCCACTCAAAAGGCTACAGATATAAAAATAAAGCTGTATGAACAGGAATACAGAGCAAAGTCCAGCCTAGTTGACGATGAATACGATGCACGAGTTAAGGCGTTGTATGCTGAGATTGACGCCATCGACAAGCTAAACGAGCAAGAAAAGCGGGCTAGAGAAGAACAGGAATATCAGGACAAGATAACCAACCTATGGGCCGAATATGACGCGGCGGTTGAATCCGAGCAAGACGCGGGGCATATTTTAGATCAAATACACCAGGTTGAAGCTGAGCGGCGACAAAGGCTGGTCGAGCAAGAGCGGCGCGACCGGCAACAACAGATCCGAGAACAGATTGAACTTGAACGTGAGCGGGCAGCCGAGAAGAAACGACAGCTCGAGGAAGAGCTGGAAGAAAAACGATACAACTTAGAGCAACAGCGTATTGCCGAACTGGAACACATGAACCAGATCATATCGTTTATGCAGGAGCAGGTAAGGCTTACTGAGGAATTAGAAAAAGTCCAAACCGACATTAAGAATAAAGAGCTAGAAATACAGACGAAACAAATGGACGAAGAAACCAAAGAGCAGACCAAAGCCGACCTTGCAGAATTAAAAGAACGAGAAAAGAACCTGAAAAAGACCATCGCCAACAACCAATCCAACCTGGAGGCATTTACACCAAGGTTGCAGCAAATATCTAACAGATATGGCCAGGTAATGTTGGCTGGGTTTAAGTCCACCGAAAGTCAAATCAAGGCGTATATTAACGACTTAATTATATACATGCAGGAACAATTAGCGCAGGCTGGGATTGGCGGGGCACTGAGGGCTGACGGCTACCATGCCCAGGGGCTTGCCTACGTGCCCTATGATAACTACAGGGCAATCCTCCACGAAGGGGAAAGGGTCCTGACCAAAGCTGAAAACCGGGAGTATACCGAGGGTGGGAGCAATAAGGGCGGCGATGTTACTGTCGTACAACATATTTACAGTCCGACCCCCGATCCAAGAACTGAGCAGCGCAGAGCGGCCAGGGAATTCAAAAAGCTTGCCCTGGGGGTGTAA
- a CDS encoding phage distal tail protein, with product MKSTEKLVYKNSNGEIVEFSYFSPFTPLEFSEALDSEITSVKNNLQDGETFVSETLEPRIITIDGFFQLSPTNNVLERRLRKVFNPKLSGTLTFQALDFVRQIDVRPESLPEIKKEDRRGIFSIELIAHNPFWREVERMEFLALLNPLLRFPLVIPEGGMMFGIRSSILQTEFENVGDVETGFRVVFKARGGTVVNPWVTNVLTGEKIKILYTMAKDDIIEVINYPGKKQVLINGVKSFQYLDRLNSTFFNLAVGRNVMGYQADENTINLDVIVYYSPAYL from the coding sequence ATGAAAAGCACTGAAAAATTAGTATATAAGAATTCCAACGGGGAGATAGTAGAATTTTCATACTTCTCCCCGTTTACTCCCTTGGAGTTTTCCGAGGCCCTGGACAGCGAAATTACCTCAGTTAAAAATAATCTTCAAGATGGGGAGACTTTTGTCAGTGAGACTTTGGAGCCGCGGATCATCACCATTGACGGCTTCTTTCAGCTCTCGCCGACAAATAACGTCCTGGAACGGAGACTGAGGAAAGTCTTTAATCCTAAGCTGTCCGGAACCTTGACCTTTCAGGCATTGGACTTTGTTCGTCAGATTGATGTGAGACCGGAATCCCTGCCGGAAATAAAGAAGGAGGACCGCCGGGGAATATTCAGTATTGAACTGATCGCTCATAATCCGTTTTGGCGGGAAGTAGAACGCATGGAGTTTTTAGCACTGCTAAACCCATTGCTACGCTTTCCGCTGGTGATCCCCGAGGGAGGTATGATGTTTGGCATACGATCCTCAATTTTGCAAACCGAATTTGAGAACGTGGGCGATGTGGAGACCGGTTTCCGGGTAGTGTTCAAGGCCAGGGGAGGGACAGTGGTAAACCCTTGGGTTACTAATGTTTTGACCGGAGAAAAAATAAAAATCCTATACACCATGGCGAAAGACGACATAATTGAAGTTATCAATTATCCGGGTAAGAAGCAAGTTCTCATTAACGGGGTTAAGTCTTTTCAATACTTAGACCGGCTGAATTCAACCTTTTTCAATCTGGCAGTTGGCCGGAATGTCATGGGGTATCAAGCCGATGAAAATACAATTAATCTTGATGTGATTGTTTATTATAGCCCGGCTTACTTGTAG
- a CDS encoding siphovirus ReqiPepy6 Gp37-like family protein codes for MRIEVFKGFELVDMIYEYASLERERKYAGAGNFTLVLNSLEYVTALQRDNYLVIGDDCYIIENVHKYNTEKGEIRLEVTGRHLNSILDRRVVSTWALNTGTTYERQIYTLVDANFITASDTSRRVPFLFSAPSKDLTVKPTEGQVFESIDVLSILEEICLRAGIGFRVNFDPENERMTFEVYRGADRTEDVFFSEDFGNVADSELYEQGRDYRNVGYLNNQGTLTRIGNATGLDRREFIYEGDDPADVTAELAARKVLVSAECAILPTEQFTYRVDWDLGDVVTFIDRGIGFTVEKSVLEIKETYAGGKLDLDCVFGDRIPTVFDKLSAGGAGSVAGGGGTGPPGPEGPQGPKGDKGDKGDRGPKGDKGDKGDPGEKGEKGDKGPKGDKGDMGPKGDQGEQGPKGDKGDSIEFAWNGTQLGVRVEGETSYQYVNLKGDKGDKGDTGPPGSDASVTKTNVLDAIGYTPVNKTGDSMTGNLSVEATTFPVVDITRNTSSTGGNVYGGARMVRKTTNPVNGVGIGFYFQAPNSNKVMTHAGMFGGALGTIAAGSEKGEIVFGPSYAGQDPYTRRDLVIRAISASKAEAELNGKLKTDQTAAGDASNTVATKKYVDDSKPTKLSQLENDIGAGAGLNIVVSPTEPPQLNTGDWWFKEV; via the coding sequence GTGCGGATTGAGGTATTCAAAGGTTTTGAACTGGTTGACATGATCTATGAATACGCAAGCCTTGAACGGGAGAGAAAATATGCCGGGGCGGGTAATTTTACGCTGGTTTTAAACAGCTTGGAATATGTGACGGCACTGCAACGGGACAATTATTTAGTGATCGGCGATGATTGCTACATCATCGAAAACGTGCATAAGTACAACACCGAAAAAGGCGAAATACGGTTGGAGGTTACCGGTCGGCACCTGAACAGCATCCTTGACCGCCGGGTAGTGAGTACCTGGGCACTGAATACCGGCACCACATATGAGAGACAGATTTATACCTTGGTGGACGCTAATTTTATCACAGCATCTGACACATCCCGCCGGGTGCCTTTTTTGTTTAGTGCGCCATCTAAAGACTTGACCGTCAAACCCACCGAGGGACAAGTTTTTGAAAGCATCGACGTTTTAAGCATATTGGAAGAAATATGCCTACGGGCGGGGATTGGCTTCCGGGTTAACTTTGACCCGGAAAATGAAAGAATGACCTTTGAGGTTTACCGGGGTGCAGACCGGACAGAAGATGTGTTTTTTAGCGAGGATTTTGGTAATGTTGCCGATAGTGAATTATACGAACAAGGCCGGGACTATCGAAATGTCGGCTACCTAAATAATCAGGGGACACTAACCCGGATTGGTAATGCAACGGGTTTGGACCGTAGGGAATTTATTTATGAAGGTGACGATCCCGCCGATGTGACAGCGGAGTTGGCCGCAAGAAAAGTGCTGGTTAGTGCCGAGTGTGCCATACTGCCTACCGAACAATTTACCTACCGGGTGGATTGGGATTTGGGCGATGTGGTGACATTTATTGACCGGGGTATCGGGTTTACTGTTGAGAAATCCGTGCTGGAAATAAAAGAAACCTATGCCGGCGGTAAGTTGGATTTGGATTGTGTGTTTGGTGATCGCATCCCGACCGTATTTGACAAGCTAAGCGCAGGCGGTGCAGGCAGTGTTGCCGGCGGTGGCGGTACTGGGCCACCAGGCCCGGAAGGGCCGCAAGGCCCAAAGGGTGATAAGGGGGATAAGGGAGATCGGGGCCCCAAAGGGGACAAAGGCGATAAAGGCGACCCTGGTGAAAAAGGGGAGAAAGGCGATAAAGGTCCTAAAGGTGATAAAGGAGACATGGGTCCTAAAGGGGACCAAGGAGAGCAAGGACCAAAGGGCGATAAAGGTGATAGTATTGAGTTTGCCTGGAATGGGACTCAACTAGGTGTTCGTGTAGAAGGGGAAACAAGCTACCAATATGTCAATCTTAAAGGTGATAAGGGCGACAAGGGTGATACTGGCCCGCCAGGTAGCGATGCTAGTGTAACAAAAACAAATGTGTTAGATGCTATAGGTTATACTCCTGTGAACAAGACTGGTGACAGTATGACAGGAAACTTATCAGTTGAGGCCACCACTTTTCCGGTAGTGGATATTACCCGTAACACAAGTAGCACAGGTGGAAATGTGTATGGTGGGGCTAGGATGGTAAGAAAGACCACCAATCCTGTCAATGGTGTGGGTATCGGCTTCTACTTTCAAGCCCCCAATTCAAATAAGGTTATGACCCATGCTGGAATGTTCGGGGGAGCATTGGGCACCATTGCCGCCGGAAGTGAGAAGGGTGAAATAGTCTTTGGCCCATCTTATGCAGGACAAGACCCTTATACCCGGCGTGATCTTGTAATTAGAGCAATATCAGCAAGCAAGGCCGAGGCGGAGTTAAACGGTAAGCTGAAAACAGATCAAACTGCCGCAGGGGATGCAAGTAATACGGTAGCCACCAAAAAATATGTTGATGACAGTAAGCCAACCAAACTTAGTCAACTGGAAAACGACATTGGCGCAGGGGCGGGGTTAAATATAGTGGTAAGTCCTACCGAGCCACCTCAATTAAACACAGGCGACTGGTGGTTTAAGGAGGTGTAA